Proteins encoded together in one Cyanobacterium stanieri LEGE 03274 window:
- a CDS encoding Maf family protein — translation MTKFILASASPARLKLLKMIGINPQVEVSNYDESLVDLLNPHNLVNSLAENKASTVAQNHRDGLILGCDSVLAVNGEIYGKPENEKEAINRWRKMRGNVGKLYTGHALLDLNHNQKVVKCGITEVYFADVDDDTIVAYVATGEPLKCAGSFALEGRGGFLIDKIIGCHSNVIGLSLPLLRQMLSELNYRVTDFW, via the coding sequence ATGACTAAATTTATTCTCGCCTCCGCTTCCCCTGCCCGTCTAAAACTATTGAAGATGATTGGTATTAATCCTCAGGTAGAAGTTAGTAATTATGATGAATCTTTAGTGGATTTACTCAATCCCCATAATTTAGTAAATAGCCTCGCAGAAAATAAGGCTTCTACAGTCGCTCAAAATCACCGTGATGGATTAATTTTAGGTTGTGATTCTGTGTTAGCCGTCAATGGTGAAATTTATGGTAAACCAGAAAATGAAAAAGAAGCCATTAACCGTTGGCGTAAAATGCGTGGTAATGTGGGTAAACTTTACACTGGTCACGCTTTACTAGATCTAAATCATAATCAGAAAGTGGTTAAATGTGGCATTACGGAGGTTTATTTTGCTGATGTGGATGATGATACCATTGTCGCCTATGTGGCTACGGGTGAACCTTTAAAGTGCGCTGGAAGTTTTGCCCTTGAGGGTAGGGGAGGTTTTTTAATTGATAAAATTATTGGTTGTCATAGTAATGTGATTGGTTTGAGTTTACCTTTGTTACGGCAGATGTTATCTGAATTAAATTATCGGGTGACAGATTTTTGGTAA
- the psbP gene encoding photosystem II reaction center PsbP → MIKRLVSCLLIFLTFSLVSCSASLSGLQRYTDAIDGYQFLYPNGWMPVEVQNATEGVDVVYRDFIERTENLSVIISKVGDSKELSDLGTPTDVGYRFMKMVNQDPESGRNAELISAEKREVDGKDYYILEYRVKLDEDQYRHNLASVVTNNGKLFTFNISTKESRWDNVSDLFRVVANSFSLASY, encoded by the coding sequence ATGATAAAGCGCTTAGTTTCTTGTTTATTGATTTTTCTAACCTTTTCCTTGGTTTCTTGTTCGGCTTCTTTGTCTGGGTTACAACGTTATACTGATGCCATTGATGGTTATCAATTTCTCTATCCTAATGGTTGGATGCCCGTGGAAGTTCAAAACGCTACTGAAGGTGTTGACGTGGTTTATCGAGATTTTATCGAGCGCACCGAAAACCTCAGCGTCATTATCAGTAAGGTAGGAGATAGCAAGGAGTTATCAGATTTAGGCACTCCCACCGATGTGGGTTATCGTTTTATGAAAATGGTAAATCAAGATCCTGAGTCTGGCAGAAATGCTGAATTAATTTCCGCTGAAAAAAGAGAGGTAGATGGTAAAGATTATTACATCTTAGAATACCGAGTCAAGTTAGATGAAGATCAATATCGTCATAATCTGGCTAGTGTGGTAACAAATAACGGTAAGTTATTCACTTTTAATATTTCTACTAAGGAATCTCGTTGGGATAATGTCTCTGATTTATTTAGGGTTGTGGCTAATTCTTTTTCCCTTGCTTCTTATTAG
- a CDS encoding type IV pilus twitching motility protein PilT gives MTNSADRPKKPLPLPPLVPPGANGGNKKIEDEDDQTRVSLGKMPPLSSRPPASSNVQKDMINIGNKKPPSLDDDLDDMDDDGVTQINPTTKVPSLDAGRLGNKPPSSPPPLNKGGLPGRTSPSGGATTRRMPPEPTGVKRGSPIARSPLHPPATPQKEYVPLTPPAQRSPGQPSLEELIKIAYDEGYSDVHLGVGELVRMRDRGEILTLDQYPEIDSNTFMSWLQEILRPEDIQKFKKELEFDGATQYEFARVRINVFDTLRGHALVLRLIPLKILTMEQLKLPPIFKDVCEAHKGLILITGPTGSGKSTTLAAMIDYINAEQNKHIITIEDPVEFVHKSQKSLIKQREVGVHTLKFDNALKASLREDPDIILVGEMRDKETVNTALKAAQTGHLVMGTLHTNSAVKTLERIFTLYTAEEQTAIRSALAESLVSIIAQGLCRTTDGRRAAYHDILINTETVKDYILSNKYDEITTLMDEGEFDGMITMNKSLFNLYQEGRITEETALEKSPVRNEMAMMLRGRV, from the coding sequence ATGACTAATTCAGCTGATAGACCAAAAAAACCATTACCCTTACCCCCTCTAGTACCTCCGGGGGCTAATGGGGGCAACAAAAAGATTGAAGATGAGGATGATCAAACCAGAGTTAGCTTGGGAAAAATGCCTCCCCTTTCATCCCGTCCCCCTGCTAGTAGTAATGTGCAGAAGGATATGATCAATATTGGTAACAAAAAACCTCCTTCCCTAGACGATGATTTAGATGATATGGATGATGATGGTGTTACCCAAATTAATCCCACCACAAAAGTTCCTTCTTTGGATGCCGGTAGATTAGGTAATAAACCTCCGAGTAGTCCCCCTCCTCTCAATAAAGGGGGTTTACCGGGTAGAACTTCCCCTAGTGGTGGGGCTACCACCCGTAGAATGCCTCCAGAACCCACGGGGGTGAAAAGGGGATCTCCCATTGCCCGATCGCCCTTACATCCCCCTGCTACCCCTCAAAAAGAATATGTGCCACTGACTCCCCCCGCCCAACGTTCCCCCGGGCAACCGAGTTTAGAAGAATTAATTAAAATTGCTTATGATGAAGGTTATTCCGATGTCCATCTTGGGGTTGGAGAATTGGTGCGTATGCGCGATCGGGGAGAAATTTTAACCCTAGATCAATACCCTGAAATTGACAGTAACACCTTCATGAGTTGGTTACAAGAAATTTTGCGCCCCGAAGACATCCAAAAATTTAAGAAAGAATTAGAATTTGACGGAGCAACCCAATATGAATTTGCACGGGTAAGGATCAATGTATTTGATACCCTCCGTGGCCATGCCCTCGTATTACGACTGATTCCCCTCAAAATTTTGACCATGGAACAGTTGAAATTACCCCCTATCTTTAAAGACGTTTGCGAAGCCCATAAGGGATTAATCTTAATCACAGGGCCCACGGGTTCAGGTAAATCCACCACCCTAGCGGCCATGATCGATTATATTAACGCCGAACAAAATAAGCATATCATCACCATTGAAGATCCCGTGGAATTCGTCCATAAAAGCCAAAAATCCCTCATTAAACAAAGGGAAGTGGGGGTTCATACCCTCAAGTTTGATAATGCCCTCAAGGCTTCTTTAAGGGAAGATCCTGACATTATCTTGGTGGGGGAAATGCGGGATAAGGAAACCGTAAACACTGCGCTCAAGGCCGCTCAAACAGGTCACTTGGTCATGGGTACATTACACACCAACAGCGCCGTTAAAACCCTTGAACGTATTTTCACTTTATACACCGCTGAAGAACAAACTGCTATCCGTAGTGCCTTAGCTGAATCTTTGGTAAGTATTATCGCCCAAGGTTTATGTCGTACCACTGATGGTAGAAGGGCGGCTTATCATGATATTCTCATTAACACGGAAACTGTTAAGGATTATATTTTAAGTAATAAATACGATGAAATTACTACCTTGATGGATGAAGGGGAATTTGACGGTATGATTACCATGAATAAGTCTTTATTCAATCTCTATCAAGAAGGTCGTATCACCGAAGAAACGGCGCTCGAAAAATCCCCTGTACGTAATGAAATGGCGATGATGTTAAGGGGTAGAGTTTAA
- the sbcD gene encoding exonuclease subunit SbcD has translation MKILHLSDIHLGSSFNHGKINNETGLNTRYHDFIHSLSICMDRAISESVDLVLFGGDAFPDSTPAPYLQSAFASEFRRLGDAGIPTVLLVGNHDQHGHNNKGVANASLSIYHSLGVPDIIVGEKLETHHIKTKSGMVQVITLPWLTRSVLLTKKDTVGLSMEQINRLLIQRVETALEGEVRALDNSLPTILLGHLMAERSQIGAERHLSVGKGFQIPLSMLIRPEFDFVALGHVHRHQNLNLRNNPPVVYPGSIERVDFSEEKEEKGYVLIDIDGERGVSWEFCGLPARRFCTIEVDCSQGDDPLTKILGAIASNPIEDAVVRLIYKVRSEQVEEIKNKLLVEALSSAHTYTIRAELVSVESRSRLPELGVGNNLDPYGALSTYLENREDIQDIADDMLAAAQNLLAQIP, from the coding sequence ATGAAAATATTACATTTGAGTGATATTCACCTGGGAAGTAGTTTTAATCATGGAAAAATAAACAATGAAACGGGTTTAAATACTCGCTACCATGATTTTATCCATAGTTTATCCATTTGCATGGATAGGGCGATTAGTGAATCGGTAGATTTAGTCTTGTTTGGGGGAGATGCCTTCCCTGATAGTACCCCCGCCCCTTATCTTCAGTCTGCCTTTGCTTCTGAGTTTCGCCGTTTGGGGGATGCTGGTATTCCGACGGTTTTATTGGTGGGAAATCATGATCAACATGGTCATAATAATAAGGGGGTTGCGAATGCTAGTTTATCTATCTATCACAGTTTGGGTGTCCCTGATATTATTGTGGGGGAAAAGCTAGAAACCCATCATATCAAGACGAAATCGGGCATGGTTCAAGTTATCACTCTCCCTTGGTTAACCCGTTCGGTGTTGTTGACGAAAAAGGACACCGTTGGCTTATCTATGGAGCAGATTAATCGGTTGTTAATCCAGAGGGTGGAAACGGCTTTGGAGGGCGAAGTTAGGGCTTTAGATAATTCCCTACCGACTATTTTATTGGGGCATTTGATGGCGGAGAGATCTCAAATTGGGGCGGAGCGTCATTTGTCTGTGGGTAAGGGTTTTCAGATTCCTTTGTCGATGTTGATTCGTCCTGAGTTTGATTTTGTGGCTTTGGGCCATGTCCATCGTCATCAAAATTTGAATTTACGTAATAATCCTCCTGTAGTTTATCCTGGTAGCATTGAGCGGGTGGATTTTTCGGAGGAGAAGGAGGAGAAGGGTTATGTTTTAATTGATATTGATGGGGAAAGGGGGGTTAGTTGGGAATTTTGTGGGCTTCCTGCTCGTCGTTTTTGTACCATTGAGGTTGATTGTAGTCAGGGTGATGATCCTTTGACCAAAATTTTAGGGGCGATCGCCTCTAATCCCATCGAAGATGCTGTGGTACGGTTAATTTATAAGGTGCGATCGGAACAAGTAGAGGAGATTAAGAATAAGCTCTTGGTGGAGGCCCTAAGCTCTGCCCATACCTATACTATCCGAGCAGAATTGGTGAGTGTGGAAAGTCGTAGCCGTTTACCAGAATTGGGGGTAGGTAATAATTTAGATCCCTACGGGGCTTTATCTACTTATCTGGAGAATCGGGAAGATATTCAAGATATTGCTGATGATATGTTGGCAGCAGCACAAAATCTATTGGCTCAAATCCCATAG
- the psb35 gene encoding photosystem II assembly protein Psb35, which translates to MNNLVFFAVAGDFPIYFVAVYVVGLVAAVSIGLIAWYNSKRPVGWEDAQKPDFIPDLNSNSRSSEEDQD; encoded by the coding sequence ATGAATAACCTAGTTTTTTTTGCCGTCGCTGGAGATTTTCCCATCTATTTTGTGGCGGTTTATGTGGTGGGTTTAGTGGCCGCCGTTTCCATTGGTTTAATTGCTTGGTACAATTCTAAGCGTCCTGTGGGTTGGGAGGATGCCCAAAAACCTGATTTTATTCCCGATCTCAACAGCAATTCTCGATCCTCGGAAGAAGATCAAGATTAA
- a CDS encoding alpha/beta fold hydrolase: protein MSKIEIGGIEHFYQLTSPPNPDSSLPTLVFIHGWLLSNKYWQPLMDKLGGKYSCLAYDLKGFGHSQSNLDYYDGSAFSLKSYAQDLKELLTALNIQKAWLIGHSLGGSVAIWGADVCASVVEGVICVNAGGGIYLKEEFEQFRGAGEKMVKFRAPWLGYVPLLDLVFARMMVKKPLPRKWGKERLNDFLQAKEQAAIASLLESTTEEQVHYLPQIVARLAQPLHFIAGKQDKIMETKYVKHLASFHELFKNHHDNVCEIDNCGHFAMLEQTDLVYEQILTIVQKYEHN from the coding sequence ATGAGTAAAATCGAAATTGGTGGCATAGAACATTTTTATCAACTAACTTCCCCACCGAACCCAGATTCATCCCTTCCTACCCTCGTGTTTATCCATGGATGGCTTCTCAGTAATAAATATTGGCAACCGCTCATGGATAAATTAGGGGGAAAATACTCTTGCTTGGCCTATGATTTAAAAGGTTTTGGTCATTCCCAATCAAACCTAGATTATTATGATGGTTCTGCTTTTAGTCTCAAAAGTTATGCCCAGGATTTAAAAGAATTATTAACGGCTCTCAATATTCAAAAAGCCTGGTTAATTGGTCATTCCCTTGGTGGTAGTGTGGCGATTTGGGGCGCTGATGTGTGTGCCTCAGTGGTAGAAGGGGTTATCTGTGTCAACGCCGGGGGTGGTATCTATCTTAAAGAAGAATTTGAACAATTTCGAGGCGCTGGGGAAAAAATGGTTAAATTTCGTGCTCCATGGTTGGGTTATGTTCCCCTCTTAGATTTGGTTTTTGCTCGAATGATGGTCAAAAAACCCCTACCTAGAAAATGGGGAAAAGAAAGATTAAATGATTTTTTACAGGCCAAAGAACAAGCTGCGATCGCCTCTTTACTCGAATCCACCACCGAAGAACAAGTCCACTACCTACCGCAAATCGTGGCTCGTCTGGCTCAACCCTTACACTTTATCGCAGGAAAACAAGACAAAATCATGGAAACTAAATATGTCAAACACTTAGCCAGTTTTCATGAACTCTTTAAAAATCATCATGATAACGTTTGTGAAATTGATAATTGTGGACATTTTGCCATGTTAGAGCAAACCGATCTAGTCTATGAGCAAATTTTAACAATTGTTCAAAAATACGAACATAATTAA
- a CDS encoding DUF6679 family protein has product MLDRKIYQMYKEGCDVSVFLRDQQRWIEDAQIIGIEGDVVTIRYEMDEDYENSSWEEFVRLESIGAVSRKLACVPRGNTEINVSEDCPEAEQIYPRRQDQDK; this is encoded by the coding sequence ATGCTAGACCGCAAGATTTATCAAATGTACAAAGAAGGTTGTGATGTCTCTGTGTTCTTGCGGGATCAACAACGATGGATTGAAGATGCACAAATCATCGGTATTGAAGGAGATGTCGTAACTATTCGCTATGAAATGGATGAAGACTACGAAAATAGCTCTTGGGAGGAGTTTGTTCGTTTAGAAAGTATCGGTGCTGTGAGTCGTAAACTAGCTTGTGTACCCCGTGGCAATACGGAAATCAATGTTTCTGAAGATTGTCCCGAAGCTGAACAAATTTATCCTCGTCGTCAAGATCAAGATAAATAA
- a CDS encoding ribonuclease D: MSLENFLVCEGDLPFDVFEQYNQSDVLAIDTETMGLIPQRDRLCLVQLCDRKGFVTAIRIKRNQTEAPHLVKLLEAPHITKIFHFARFDVAQFLYTFGAKTEPIFCTKVASKMARTYSGSHGLKTIVQELEGVELDKKAQSSDWGNVESLSPEQLSYAANDVRYLIPMREKLIAMLQREERWELARRCIETISLFVELDLNYYKDIFEH; encoded by the coding sequence ATGTCATTAGAGAATTTTTTAGTCTGTGAAGGGGATTTACCCTTTGATGTTTTTGAACAATATAATCAAAGCGATGTATTGGCTATCGACACCGAAACCATGGGTTTAATTCCTCAGCGCGATCGCCTTTGTTTGGTGCAATTGTGCGATCGCAAAGGTTTTGTAACCGCCATCCGCATCAAAAGAAATCAAACCGAAGCCCCCCATTTGGTAAAACTTTTAGAAGCCCCCCACATTACCAAAATATTTCACTTTGCCCGTTTTGACGTTGCCCAATTTTTATACACCTTTGGAGCAAAAACAGAACCCATATTCTGTACCAAAGTAGCCAGTAAAATGGCTCGTACTTATTCAGGTAGCCACGGCTTAAAAACCATTGTTCAAGAATTAGAAGGAGTAGAGTTAGACAAAAAAGCCCAAAGTTCGGATTGGGGTAACGTTGAAAGCCTTTCCCCTGAGCAGTTGAGCTATGCGGCCAATGATGTGCGTTATCTTATTCCCATGCGCGAAAAGTTAATCGCTATGTTACAACGGGAGGAGCGCTGGGAGTTAGCAAGAAGATGTATTGAAACGATTTCTTTGTTTGTGGAGTTAGATTTAAACTATTACAAAGATATTTTTGAGCATTAA
- the rsmA gene encoding 16S rRNA (adenine(1518)-N(6)/adenine(1519)-N(6))-dimethyltransferase RsmA — protein sequence MAIRAKKQFGQHWLKSETALNNIIRTAQLNKGDRILEIGPGTGVLTKRMLPYVDKLLAIEIDRDLCKLLVKEYGEKDNFLLLEGDFLNLDISSILTNFPDFRNYNKVVANIPYNITGPIIEKLLGTIANPNPNPLESIVLLIQKEVGDRLVAPPNNKIYGALSVKVQYLANCEIACEVPAKDFRPRPKVDSVVVKITPRKLEKEANNPKFLETIIKLGFSSRRKMLKNNLKSIIDNNILEKVLIELNLNPLVRAENLSVNDWIFLSDKLETIINEK from the coding sequence ATGGCTATTAGAGCAAAAAAACAGTTTGGACAGCATTGGTTAAAAAGTGAAACCGCTTTAAATAATATAATTCGTACAGCTCAATTAAATAAGGGCGATCGCATCTTAGAAATAGGGCCAGGTACAGGGGTCTTAACCAAAAGAATGTTGCCTTATGTAGATAAATTATTGGCCATTGAAATTGATCGAGATTTATGCAAACTTTTAGTTAAAGAATATGGAGAAAAAGATAATTTTTTATTATTAGAAGGAGACTTTTTAAACTTAGATATTTCCTCTATATTAACTAATTTTCCTGACTTTAGAAATTATAATAAAGTCGTAGCTAACATACCCTATAACATCACAGGACCAATCATTGAAAAACTCCTAGGCACTATTGCCAATCCTAATCCCAATCCCCTAGAATCCATTGTTTTGCTCATTCAAAAAGAAGTGGGCGATCGCCTCGTAGCCCCACCAAACAATAAAATTTATGGAGCATTATCCGTAAAAGTCCAATATTTAGCAAACTGTGAAATTGCTTGTGAAGTACCCGCAAAAGATTTTCGTCCTCGCCCTAAAGTTGATTCTGTAGTTGTCAAAATAACCCCAAGAAAATTAGAAAAAGAAGCTAATAATCCTAAATTTTTAGAAACCATTATAAAATTAGGATTTTCTAGTAGAAGAAAGATGTTAAAAAATAATTTAAAATCTATTATTGATAATAATATTTTGGAAAAAGTATTGATAGAGTTGAATTTAAATCCCCTTGTAAGGGCAGAAAATTTAAGTGTTAATGATTGGATTTTCCTCAGTGATAAATTAGAAACAATCATTAATGAAAAATAA
- the pabB gene encoding aminodeoxychorismate synthase: MRSLIIDNFDSFTHNIYQLLAQVNQESPTVITNNQWSWEQIQAENFDNIIISPGPGNPSKKSDFGVCGEVLVKANIPILGICLGHQGLGYFYGSKIVNAPIPMHGRISKIYHNNDLLFQNIPSGFEVVRYHSLMIDDLGEDIEAIAHTDDNIIMAIRHKIRPFWGVQFHPESICSQHGFELLNNFKKITKFNYNYSTKKKFKQLVNYYKKVKVNNNKYQVYSCLIKGWREPELIFKQFYNKSTNSFWLDSSMVAEGLSRFSFMGDTNNDDSFTIQYTVDDNKVYTQNNQGEITTLNNIDFYGYLNDIIAKYACEDDRLPFNLCGGLIGYFGYELKQLSGYNNKHKSPLPDCYLIKGDRLLAFDHKEKKIYLIYIGTKEAEKKAQEWFKNIENKISQISVKNQAKSQNNKITKEKLNLTRNQQQYLHNIDTCFQKIKQGESYEICLTNQINLPPIENPLEYYCQLRKQNPTPYSAFIKFHDITIICSSPERFLHLDKQGWLESKPIKGTVRRGINPQEDTQLLQQLSLSEKEKAENLMIVDLLRNDLGKICQIGSIHVPKLMAIESYSTVHQMVSTVRGKLKQDITPLDCLKYIFPGGSMTGAPKKRTLEIIDELETEARGIYSGSIGFLSFNGTLDLNIVIRTAIVTKNKTTIGVGGAITALSDKNQEFEEIILKAQALLTALQ, translated from the coding sequence ATGAGAAGTTTAATAATTGATAATTTCGATTCTTTTACCCATAATATATATCAATTATTAGCCCAAGTTAATCAGGAATCTCCTACCGTCATTACTAATAATCAATGGTCATGGGAACAAATTCAGGCAGAAAACTTTGATAATATTATTATTTCTCCAGGTCCTGGCAATCCTTCTAAAAAAAGTGATTTTGGTGTATGTGGAGAAGTTTTAGTTAAGGCAAATATTCCTATCCTCGGAATTTGTTTAGGGCATCAAGGATTGGGTTATTTTTATGGTTCAAAAATAGTTAATGCTCCTATTCCTATGCACGGGAGAATTAGCAAAATTTATCACAATAATGATCTTCTTTTTCAGAATATTCCTTCTGGTTTTGAAGTGGTTCGTTATCATTCTTTAATGATAGATGATTTAGGAGAAGATATAGAGGCGATCGCCCATACTGATGATAATATAATTATGGCAATTAGACACAAAATCAGACCTTTTTGGGGGGTTCAATTTCATCCCGAATCCATCTGTTCTCAACATGGATTTGAGTTATTAAATAATTTTAAAAAGATAACTAAATTTAATTATAATTATTCAACAAAAAAAAAATTTAAACAGTTAGTTAATTATTATAAAAAAGTAAAAGTAAACAATAATAAATACCAAGTTTACTCTTGTTTAATAAAAGGTTGGAGAGAGCCAGAATTAATTTTTAAACAATTTTATAACAAATCTACTAACAGTTTTTGGTTAGATAGTAGTATGGTGGCTGAGGGTTTATCTCGCTTTTCTTTTATGGGAGATACTAATAATGATGATAGTTTTACCATCCAATATACCGTCGATGATAATAAGGTATATACACAAAATAATCAAGGAGAAATAACAACATTAAATAATATAGATTTTTATGGATATTTAAATGATATAATAGCAAAATATGCTTGTGAGGATGATCGTTTACCTTTTAATCTTTGTGGTGGTTTAATAGGTTATTTTGGTTATGAACTAAAACAACTATCAGGATATAATAATAAACATAAATCACCATTACCCGATTGTTATTTAATTAAAGGCGATCGCCTCTTAGCATTTGACCATAAAGAAAAAAAAATTTATTTAATATATATAGGCACAAAAGAAGCCGAAAAAAAAGCTCAAGAATGGTTTAAAAATATAGAAAACAAAATTAGTCAAATATCCGTAAAAAATCAAGCAAAATCGCAAAATAATAAAATAACAAAAGAAAAATTAAACCTTACCAGAAATCAACAACAATACCTCCATAACATAGACACTTGTTTTCAAAAAATTAAACAAGGAGAAAGCTACGAAATCTGTTTAACCAATCAAATAAACTTACCCCCCATCGAAAACCCCCTAGAATACTACTGTCAACTAAGAAAACAAAACCCAACCCCCTATAGCGCCTTCATCAAATTCCATGACATAACCATAATTTGCTCATCTCCCGAACGTTTTTTACACCTTGATAAACAAGGGTGGCTAGAATCAAAACCCATCAAAGGCACAGTTAGAAGAGGAATAAACCCCCAAGAAGACACCCAACTACTGCAACAATTAAGCCTTAGCGAAAAAGAAAAAGCCGAAAACCTAATGATTGTTGACTTATTACGTAATGATTTAGGTAAAATTTGTCAAATAGGTAGTATTCATGTACCAAAATTAATGGCGATCGAAAGTTATAGCACCGTCCATCAAATGGTATCTACCGTCAGAGGTAAACTAAAACAAGACATTACCCCCCTAGACTGTCTTAAGTATATATTCCCTGGAGGTTCAATGACAGGGGCTCCAAAAAAACGTACCCTTGAAATTATCGATGAATTAGAAACCGAAGCCAGAGGAATCTATTCAGGTAGTATTGGTTTCTTGAGCTTTAATGGTACTCTTGATCTTAATATTGTCATTCGTACGGCCATTGTTACCAAAAATAAAACCACCATCGGTGTAGGAGGTGCAATTACGGCGCTTTCTGATAAAAATCAAGAATTTGAAGAAATCATCCTCAAAGCCCAAGCCCTTTTAACCGCCCTCCAATAA